From the genome of Gorilla gorilla gorilla isolate KB3781 chromosome 4, NHGRI_mGorGor1-v2.1_pri, whole genome shotgun sequence, one region includes:
- the SMIM36 gene encoding small integral membrane protein 36 encodes MEFYLEIDPVTLNLIILVASYVILLLVFLISCVLYDCRGKDPSKEYAPEATLEAQPSIRLVVMHPSVPGPHWPKGPGLSLGDPAPLGKKSTMV; translated from the coding sequence ATGGAATTCTACTTGGAGATCGACCCTGTTACCTTGAACCTGATCATCCTAGTTGCGAGCTACGTCATCTTGCTCCTGGTCTTCCTCATCTCCTGCGTGCTATACGACTGCCGAGGCAAGGATCCAAGTAAGGAGTACGCGCCTGAGGCCACTCTCGAGGCCCAGCCCTCCATCCGGCTGGTGGTAATGCACCCAAGTGTCCCTGGGCCCCACTGGCCAAAGGGGCCTGGCCTTTCTTTAGGGGATCCTGCTCCACTAGGAAAGAAAAGCACCATGGTATGA